The following is a genomic window from Fundulus heteroclitus isolate FHET01 chromosome 16, MU-UCD_Fhet_4.1, whole genome shotgun sequence.
AGAGTAGAGGCTAAGAGACCTCCCAGTATTATTTTCCTACTTGTTTCTATATGTAAATACATCACACAGCCtgtcaaaaggaaagaaaacaaagttgtCTGTGGAAGAATGCATTAGCAAGAGATGTCAACAGTTGCTCAAAACTTGTCCCACATGACACCTTTTGGAGTCTTTTcacatttctgcttttctttggTAGGGAATTGATTGAGGTTTGAACATAAACAAGCTTCATCAGGATATAAAATGTGATGCGTTATTATGTTTTGCTGGTAAAAATAGATAATGCTATATAGAGTTTGGTCTCCACACTGAAAATATTTCACTGtcataatttttatttagagaTTGTCACACTGTTAAACTTTTCAATGTGGCTTGACAAATGTATGTATTACACAGTTTGGTACTTGAACTCATCTTTCTGCTCTTGTTTTCTCCTCCAGTTGATAGTTGGCATACTCCAAGCTCAGGACCTTCCAGCGATGGACATGGGCGGAACCTCTGACCCTTACGTTAAAGTCTACATGCTGCCAGACAAGAAAAAGAAGTTTGAGACCAAAGTTCAGCGCAAGAACCTCTGTCCTGTCTTTAATGAGACTTTTACGTTTAAGGTCTGTAATCTGAGACAGTTCTACAGTACTATGGCATTTCCCAAAACAAATCATACCTGAATTTGCTGTTAACGCTCTGCCTTTCCAGATCCCTTATAGTGAGCTGGGTGGTCAAATTCTGGTGTTGCAAGTTTTTGATTTTGACCGTTTTGGAAAACATGATGTAATCGGTGAAATCAAGATCCCAATGAACAGCATAGACCTTGGACAACCAATACATGAATGGAAGGATCTAGTTGGTGgagaaaaagaggaggtaaaGGTTTCTTTTCTTAACCTGActctgccagatagatttgctccgcatatccatctggaaaccttccgttgaagtaattttgggaaggggcgaaagtactggttagctgattggcctatgttggtgatagacgggccaaatgaaccaatcagattcgtcgtcactctgttacgagcgacgacgaaaacacaaccacaagccaagctactcttgctgctgcaggtaaaggctcgttagctcagcaaagaaatactctgtaattccgataaaacttgctcgatagccacgctaacgctagtttcatcggctgaagccaccatgttgtttagactgaactgacgcgcttcccgttgcgtcacacctcaacccgcctcaaagccaacgctgattggacgttcgtttggtgaacggctccaaattttctttaacggagagtagccagactgatctgcgagtgaaaccttgaaagctcgcgagatcaggatggtctcacgaggctattcTTTTCTATCTCCCAAAGAAAAACTTGCCATTTCCAATATTTAGACTACAACAAAtgcttaatgtttttgttgtgtttccgACAGCAAGAGAAGCTGGGTGATATCTGCATTTCCCTTCGTTATGTTCCCACGGCCGGTAAGCTAACAGTAAACATCATGGAAGCAAAGAACCTGAAAAAAATGGACGTCGGAGGGCTGTCAGGTAAATTTGGCTCTCATGCATACAGCCTGTTAGTCGTCTAGTATTAGAGGtctgttttaatttgtataTGTCCCCCACAGATCCCTTTGTCAAGGTGGTTCTGCAACACAATGGCAAGCGAATCAAGAAAAAGAAGACGTCTGTGAAGCAAAACACTCTTAATCCTTACTTCAATGAGAGCTTTAGCTTTGAGATTCCCTTCTCTCAAATACAGGTTTGTACGATTCCCAGCTTAGCCATTATTTGCAATGTCAAGTTTGAACTGTTTATTTAGAATGTTCAAATCGgttcggggaaaggagggacattcagcaaaaccttccgagctgattgggcgaaacaccgcctagtgcccgcctaccaaagctTGGTTACAGCCAATCATggcatcaaatgaaaatgtaaacagcAGGTGTCATGAGAAGCCACAACAAGTTACGCTGGTTAAGGCACttcttgcttttgttttttaaaagaagaaatcgtAGTTTCTGACAAAAGCGATGTggtagcagcagctacgtgttTGTCCTCCTGCACTTCaatctttattttgattttgctgtttcccaaatgtactgtatttttcggactataaatcacacttttttatagtttggccgatcctgcgacttataatcaggtgtgacttatatattaattttaaatggtaattcatttTACGCAAAATGAACCAAGCAAACATTAGGGTGTTTAGCTGCAAGAGGGCGCTccaggcttgtgaaaactaaatgctgctcctgtacctcTTAAAAACTAATTCAAACGTTAACTAATAGACAAAAacgactgaacacatgttttatgttgtttcgctgtttAAATATGCATTCATGCAGTGGAgagttgcgtggtgcagcttgAAGCGTCCAGACCACAACAGAACCTTGCTATTGGGCCAATCCGGAGCACTAGCTCCGGATTGGAGTTGGTGGCTTGTTATTCTAATTTACCCTATTCAACCTCTCAGTTATGTTTCATATTATCCAGCCGGCTGTGGATGCagttgtgtaattgaataagttgccttactagattaaatgtcagtttttagtcttggattgtgtgaaacaaATGTAAGTAGttccctgcgatagactggcgacctgaccagggtgtatcccgcctctggcccattgacagctggagataggcaccagcaaccctcgcgaccccacaacgGATagacgtgttggaaaatggatggatggaaatttaAGTAAATGCGacttatgtgtttttttccctttttgtgacacatttttttcactgaTGTGACCtgtagtccgaaaaatacggtatgtcctgccttaaaccacagtactgcaatgtgattgacCTGAACTGCTTTTGGTTTGGTCTTAAACAGTTAAAGGACCGAACAACCGCAAAGGATCCATCTTGAggaacaagatggattcttgtgtttGTGAACCAATATAtaaattcagcttgcaggcaaggttactaTACCGTAGCGGGGAGCCAAATGCATATTGATTTTGAATGCGCAAGGGCTCTTAGCATAGCATGGTATTTATTGCTTTGGGGATCCTAAATCATTGCCCTTGGAGCCAGAGCAGGGACCAGAGAAACTATACAAAGCAACAACTTATGCAGAGCAATGCCAGCCAGAGTGGCTGCGGGGAGGTCTTATGGATCCCTACGGAAATTCTTCAATTTTCAATTACGTTGTTTACACTGGAGAGCTGCACTCTTGATATTGACCTCTGCTAGACGGTGCGAAGACCAccatattctgatttatttttcctatGTCATGGTGCTGCTTCGAGCTGATGTGAAGGGGAGGTCAGTGATTTTTAACACCTGGACGTAAAAAGAGAACTAAACAGAAAAGATGTAAAAACCAGCAATTTTTTGCGTTGTTAAATTTTATGTCAGTTTTAGGAAAATTTgctatgtttttgttaatgGAGCCGTTTATAGATCGAAGCAGTTTAAATGGAACAAGCAGAACTCAAAATTGATCCAGATAAGGAGAATTGAGCAAAACATTTAGGGAATACCTTTGACCCTCCTCTGTCTCCACACACAGAAACTCCAGGTGCTGATCACTGTGTACGACTACGACAAACTGGGCAGCAACGATCCCATCGGGAAGTGCTGGATCGGCTATGGCGCCTCAGGCGTCGGGCTGCGCCACTGGTCAGACATGCTGGCCAATCCCAGACGTCCTGTGGCCCAGTGGCACACACTGCTGCCTGAGGAGGAGGTGGATGCTGCTCTGAAGGCCCCCATCCGCTAACATGACCCATATGTACTCACATAAAGTACATACTGTATGTGACAATATTATCTGCAAAGGAGGTCTTCAAGGTGTCATTTTGCAGGaactattgttttatttgtgataTTTTTCACTGGCATCTGTAAtagtttactttatttatttctgcataAATTATTGGGTGCATAACATTAGTTAGAACAAAACAGCAGATCAGTGCATACAGTATACATGCTTACTAGTAAAGGAATTCAAGATGCACATTAttgggaaatatttttttgtaattaataaTGAAATCCCACAGTTCCATCTTGATATTGTTCTTTCCTGTTTAATGTGAGTAAATTGTGCCATGCTGTTGTCACGTGGTCTATTAGCATCAAAATACTCTATTATGTattatatgctttaaaaaagagatGGGAGATTTACTTAACCTAAAAAAAGACTCAATTTCCCACAAACCCTCACACTTCTCTATCATTTCTATATAGATTTTAGAACTGGCATGTAGACTTTTATGATCAGCAACAAAAGCACAAGACGACTGGCTAACCAAACCTTCATCAGGCTTATCTGCTGCCATCTTTAACATAACTTCTTCAGCAAACTGCACCAATGACATCTAAAACTGtgattgcttttgttttgagttTTGTGATGGCAACTGATCCAAAAGTAaacgattttaaagaaaataaccgTGGTAACATAACAGTGGTAGAAAAAGTCAGGGCTCCCGTTAAAGCATTCTTGAAGGGATTGTGAAGAAATGTTGAGGCTTTGCTGAAATGCTCTAATCAGCTAATATCTTACCTCTTGTCAATAGCTCTCTAGGCATTTTCATGTTGTATATTAGTTGGTCCTTGAAGCTAATGGCTAACCTGAAAGAAGTCAAGACTGAAGCCAACTTCTACTGTCCTAAAAGAGCTCAGGGTTCAATATGTCGTGACGATTATTTTTAACTAAatttcttttaacatttaaacagcTTTTGCATTTGCATTTGGTGGTTAATTAAAGAGCAGCTGGTGATTATATGCACAGAAAATGGAAATTGGAGGTGTTGCAACACTAATAATCTTCCTATGTGAAACATAGACAAAAtgcatcatgaaaacatttggTCAGCATAAGTGTCCAATAGAAAAGTGAAACGGTGTGCAGTAgaaagcaattcaattcaattcagttttatttcttttgcaccaattcacaacacatgtcatctcaagacactttacaaaatcaaatttgttcaaatcatacagatttgGCAAAAAGTTTCCTACCTAAGAAAGCCCAGCACACttgacaagcagtattcactcctccagaaagagcgtagagccacagtggacagtcatctgtattgttgatggcttttcagcaattcctcatactaagcatgcatgaagcaacagtggagaggaaaactcccctttaacagggatgaaaacctccaccagaactagaaccaggctcagtatgaacggtcatctgcctcgacccactgggggttacagaagacagagcagagacacagaaagcacagcagCACACACTGATAAAGTAAAAGTGGTCTAGGTAAACTAATTCATTAATCTTAACACAAAATCACTTTTATATGAGGTCGTTACTCTGAACTAAAACACTTTACATGTTCTGTTCTCAGTACATGTCTAAGACAGGAAGAGTACTGGTTGTGCACCACCACTTACCTTCATCTGTTGTGTAAACGGTCATTGGCTTCTATGTAAGCGACACAATGATGGTTAAAAGATTCGTaaaatatagatatttttttctacataaacTGTTGTGATGTTTTTGAGCTTGTAGTTGTAAGAGAGTAAAAACTCACTTGGTCTTTACTAGCTTCTAGCTTCAGCATCCAGGACCAACTAGGCTGAAGTAACCAAGAAGCCATGTACTGCAGGCAAGGCATTAATTGCTTATAGATGTTTACCAGAATCTTCCTGGAAAATTCCCAAGCAATCTCTTTAGCATCCGCTTaggatttatgttttaattctAGCAAGGGTGTGCAGAAAGGGCTAAGACCCTTTTAACTACCTCCATAGAAGGTGTGACTAATTTCTATCCAGTCTgctaaaaggaaaaataactgACATTGTTTGCTGACCTGAAATGTACTTCCCCTATTCCATTTCTCTATAGAGCTcccttttctttgttgttgaaCTCATCAGATCCCAACCTGATGGTCCCAGTTAAATGTGCTGTAGCCAGTGGCCTGCTTGTTCTATGTTTGACGGAAGCCATGTCGGGAGTGGTCATTTCATGCATGTGTGcatttttgtgtctttctttaaaaatattcaaatgtctGTAtggtttcactttttatttattatattgtgATTGTTAAGAAAtagccaaataaataaaaagagacagatggtTTGGTGGACCAATGGATTAGCGACCAAGAGCTGTAATACCTTTATTTCCCATCAGCTGCATGTAAGCTCAAACTCATGGTCACACAATCAGATAATGTGCCGTTAACAGCGAAATACTTTACGTCTTAAAGAAACTTTATCAGAAACGATTCAAAACAGGTGATGATTTTCATCTGGTCAGTTTGGCTCACTTACCCAGGCTGCCATGGCCCAAGGgcactagaaaaaaaatactctaaATGTTCTGGCCTCAGAAGGATGCGCTTTCACATAGTGCAATTCTTGCAGGAATCGCCGACACTGGTTCTTGAAATATCTTGATTGTGATTGAAAATTTCTCGCGTAATATTAATCCAACCCACTGAAGCTTTCACCAGGATAAGTGCCCCACCATGAGTGCCCCTTATCCAATTACGAATATAAAgggtttttattcttgtttcagACATGTTTTACACTTTAAAGTTTGGGCAGCTATAAATGAGTAATTTATCATATAGTATGCACCCTATAGACCGGCCCCCAAAACGCACTGATGCTCCATCTGTGCTTCCTGACTGACAGTGAGCTGGATTACTGTTGTGCCCTTATTAGTCCTTGACTCCTGGAGTGAGCCAAACATGTGAGGCAGgaattaaactggggggaagGGGCAGAAAACCTAACCACGGTAAGAAGAAAGGAGGATAAGCTAaacgaaaagaaaaataaatcactacAATTGTTTAGCTACCTTTTACTTTTTCTAGGAGGTACCTGTTCTCCTTTTTTGAAAATAGAAATCATTTCTAAATTTAAGAACGCTATTATTTTGCTTTggatcagattaaaaaaaaaggagcctcAGTTTCAGTGCTTGGCTTTTACAAAAGGCAAACTTTAAAACCCGCTGCGTTTCACAACAAACTTGGCCCTTCATTTTCCAGTACCTAACAGACGCCAGCTCTGTGATGCAGACTTTGTAGATCAGCAACAAATGTGCAAGACACTTTTAGAGTGAGGTATTTTTAATAAACGTGTTACATCTAACAGTCAAACTCCAAATGTTGACTTAATTGTTCAGACAACCAATGGAGAAGACACTATTGAAATAAATTGCtgtgtaaaacttcacaaaacaaataaattgtacataagaaaataaatgaaaaataaatttaaacacaaaagaaatCAACTGGGATTGCAAAAAGATTTATACAGTACTTTACCTCTCTACACACAGTTGCAGCCCACTGCTCTCTAACAGACGGGTTAAAGGCAGAATACAAATTTAATTGGCAcatatgttgcaatgacaataaagctggTGATTATAAAGGCGAACAGCTTTCTTAACACTAATGTAACATCAGGATCCAAGGCTACTAATTCTCCACATGGGGGCAAACTCCACCTTTATTTAAGCCGAGGGCTATCTTCTCTGCTTAAAGAATGCTTATTTATACCAAAACGTATACGGATTCTGAATATCATCtttctgtcatggttgagttttggtttggctttgtttttctgttactttcatttttttcatctcttttgggttaggtttgactttatttattgttagttttcagtcatcagttattttctgtcaattttcacttcacctcctcagcagtcagtcacacctgataatcatttaccagccaattagccagacccttgttccacctgtgaagtgctctatttaaacctccctctgccttcagttcagcactgggccgtcatcattccacacctctccatgccagtccccgttttgccttggaagctttgttttgctcctgttgttaaggttagtcctgtcagtcactctaaagactgtttgttcactgtttgttcctggagaggttctgctctgtgtcctggtgtctccagagaactgctaactggactagccatcctggaaaggctctgctctgtgccctggtgtctctcaagttctgctaacctgactagccgccctggtgaagctcagctctgtgccctggtgtctccaatgaactgctaacctgagtgctatgaggcttgctagccgagcagcacctagcaagtgtggactctctgtctccgggccgtcagctcctgccatcacctacatccctgaccttctgcagccctgaacctccggtcttcatcatccgccATTCAGCACACTTCCTTTAAATAAGGACTCTTACCATGTCCGTGCACATAAGCCAAGATCTCCGTTTGATTCTTGATAATTTTAGCACATCCATGGTATTTCAACATTCCTCTCATTGTCTCTTCATCTTTCTGAAGGCATGAGTGAAAGCTTGACTCATTAACAACAGCATCTAGGAAAGCTGATAGAAATCAAGATAATGATGTTGACCAAACAGACATGTGAAATATGTGTTGTGCTGATTTCTGCACAGCCATTAACGTCAATCAACGCAGGAGccatgaaaaaacaacaacgctgATGCAAAAAGCTGATTCTAGTCCTCTGAAGTGATTAAGACGTCCAGAGGGATGTTGGAAGGATTCCTTCTTTCCTATAGCAATTTAACCTACGGGACTCGAGCATCTTTTAGCTTATTTTGACATACAGTATTTGTCAAGATATTCCAATAGCCTTGGGTCAAATAGGATCAAAGTGTGCAGActgaataaacagcattctCCGGCAGACTGCAAGATCTGGTGAAAATATTCCTCGGATTTCTATCAGAAGCACCATTGTGTTTCCACGAACAGGACTTTGGTTGTTCTGCGCTTGTGGTGCTTCTGAGAGTCAAAAGGCAACGGAATCTTGGATGACATCACTGCAACTGCATGCCTgctgatggagaaaaaaaacaacatgccaAGGCATTTACAGAAAAGAACAATGTAGATGAAGCACAACGAtcctttttatcctttttatgtAGGGTTCTTTTCTTTGAGCTGagctgtgaccataactgtaataagtaatgtgcaataactaatgtgcaataatctatttaatacactgtactacaacccgtgcaat
Proteins encoded in this region:
- the syt5a gene encoding synaptotagmin Va isoform X3, which codes for MPLVNMAAVRLPRAAEEEEREPRPPPPPPSHRSNHQFASMKNKFFNELTHLPNHKLKMPMWAVGAIVVVVLALVACLGFCIYKKCFNKGKKAKKARERKGGGGRGRRKKDKEGEEGDEKKDGEEEKEEEKEFLGKLEYTLDYNFTDNQLIVGILQAQDLPAMDMGGTSDPYVKVYMLPDKKKKFETKVQRKNLCPVFNETFTFKIPYSELGGQILVLQVFDFDRFGKHDVIGEIKIPMNSIDLGQPIHEWKDLVGGEKEEQEKLGDICISLRYVPTAGKLTVNIMEAKNLKKMDVGGLSDPFVKVVLQHNGKRIKKKKTSVKQNTLNPYFNESFSFEIPFSQIQKLQVLITVYDYDKLGSNDPIGKCWIGYGASGVGLRHWSDMLANPRRPVAQWHTLLPEEEVDAALKAPIR
- the syt5a gene encoding synaptotagmin Va isoform X2; amino-acid sequence: MTAQKWTDSFKNYFYSIYSQPHKRAVMPLVNMAAVRLPRAAEEEEREPRPPPPPPSHRSNHQFASMKNKFFNELTHLPMPMWAVGAIVVVVLALVACLGFCIYKKCFNKGKKAKKARERKGGGGRGRRKKDKEGEEGDEKKDGEEEKEEEKEFLGKLEYTLDYNFTDNQLIVGILQAQDLPAMDMGGTSDPYVKVYMLPDKKKKFETKVQRKNLCPVFNETFTFKIPYSELGGQILVLQVFDFDRFGKHDVIGEIKIPMNSIDLGQPIHEWKDLVGGEKEEQEKLGDICISLRYVPTAGKLTVNIMEAKNLKKMDVGGLSDPFVKVVLQHNGKRIKKKKTSVKQNTLNPYFNESFSFEIPFSQIQKLQVLITVYDYDKLGSNDPIGKCWIGYGASGVGLRHWSDMLANPRRPVAQWHTLLPEEEVDAALKAPIR
- the syt5a gene encoding synaptotagmin Va isoform X1 translates to MTAQKWTDSFKNYFYSIYSQPHKRAVMPLVNMAAVRLPRAAEEEEREPRPPPPPPSHRSNHQFASMKNKFFNELTHLPNHKLKMPMWAVGAIVVVVLALVACLGFCIYKKCFNKGKKAKKARERKGGGGRGRRKKDKEGEEGDEKKDGEEEKEEEKEFLGKLEYTLDYNFTDNQLIVGILQAQDLPAMDMGGTSDPYVKVYMLPDKKKKFETKVQRKNLCPVFNETFTFKIPYSELGGQILVLQVFDFDRFGKHDVIGEIKIPMNSIDLGQPIHEWKDLVGGEKEEQEKLGDICISLRYVPTAGKLTVNIMEAKNLKKMDVGGLSDPFVKVVLQHNGKRIKKKKTSVKQNTLNPYFNESFSFEIPFSQIQKLQVLITVYDYDKLGSNDPIGKCWIGYGASGVGLRHWSDMLANPRRPVAQWHTLLPEEEVDAALKAPIR